Proteins found in one Lutimonas zeaxanthinifaciens genomic segment:
- the lpxK gene encoding tetraacyldisaccharide 4'-kinase: protein MNSLRKILYPFSLLYGFIISIRNTCFDLGILESKSFDFPVIVVGNLNVGGTGKSPMIEYLIRSFESDFKTAVLSRGYARKTKGFLMASEGCTARDIGDEPYQFFRKFKNLTVAVDEKRVRGIEKLKQIKPELELMLLDDAFQHRYVKAGFSILLTAYDDLYVDDLLLPAGNLRESVSGARRANVVVVTKCPASLDKRKKREIIAKLSPSFNRDIFFSTVDYDDLIINDKGDKIDMGVLNEYQVLLVTGIANPTILEGFLRDRQVNFEPLKFSDHQFFGEKEHKAIENKFNMLSSGKKLILTTEKDYVRSFQNVDLPVYYIPIRTRILYEDEKFNNIIQNYVRQN, encoded by the coding sequence GTGAATTCACTTAGAAAAATATTGTACCCCTTTTCCCTTCTATATGGATTTATCATTAGTATCCGAAACACCTGTTTTGATTTAGGGATCCTTGAATCAAAATCTTTTGATTTTCCGGTAATCGTCGTGGGTAATTTGAATGTTGGGGGCACAGGAAAGTCACCGATGATTGAATATTTGATTCGTAGCTTCGAATCTGATTTCAAAACCGCGGTATTAAGCCGGGGATATGCCAGAAAAACCAAAGGGTTTTTAATGGCTTCAGAAGGATGCACAGCAAGGGATATAGGTGATGAGCCCTATCAATTTTTTAGAAAATTTAAAAATTTGACGGTGGCAGTAGATGAAAAAAGAGTGAGAGGTATTGAAAAACTCAAACAGATCAAACCCGAACTTGAATTGATGCTTCTGGATGATGCCTTTCAACATCGCTATGTAAAAGCAGGTTTTAGTATTTTGTTAACTGCTTATGATGATTTGTATGTTGATGATCTATTGCTTCCCGCCGGGAATTTGAGAGAATCTGTATCAGGTGCAAGGCGCGCTAACGTGGTTGTTGTGACCAAATGTCCGGCGAGTCTGGATAAGAGAAAAAAGCGTGAAATTATTGCAAAGCTATCCCCATCTTTTAACAGGGACATTTTTTTTAGCACCGTCGATTATGATGATCTGATCATCAATGATAAAGGGGATAAAATAGATATGGGCGTTCTAAATGAGTATCAGGTATTACTGGTAACAGGAATTGCAAATCCAACAATACTTGAGGGCTTTCTCAGAGACAGACAAGTGAACTTTGAACCATTAAAATTTTCGGATCATCAGTTTTTTGGAGAAAAAGAGCACAAAGCAATTGAGAATAAATTTAATATGTTGTCCTCAGGCAAAAAGCTTATTCTTACCACTGAAAAAGATTATGTGAGAAGCTTTCAGAATGTTGACCTGCCGGTTTATTATATTCCTATTAGGACGAGAATATTGTATGAGGATGAAAAATTTAATAATATAATTCAAAATTATGTACGACAAAATTAA